The Candidatus Methylomirabilota bacterium genome window below encodes:
- a CDS encoding rhodanese-like domain-containing protein: MARDLRKLGFKDVKILKGGLGAWTNAGLPIETRTDISPVGIELYKALMGSS, from the coding sequence ATGGCGCGCGACCTGAGGAAGCTGGGATTCAAGGACGTCAAGATTCTCAAGGGCGGACTCGGGGCCTGGACCAACGCCGGCCTGCCCATCGAGACCCGCACGGATATCTCTCCGGTGGGGATCGAGCTCTACAAGGCCCTCATGGGCTCGAGCTAA
- a CDS encoding DUF393 domain-containing protein translates to MSAVDGSRAGPGAGHSLVFYDGTCGLCHRAVRFALSRDPDGSRFRFAPLDSAAFRQRVPDTTGLPDSMVVRTPEGSVLVRSAGVLHILERAGGVWWLLARLCRMVPSRLRDALYDDVAAVRYKLFRRPAEACPVTPPDLRDRFEV, encoded by the coding sequence GTGAGCGCCGTCGACGGCTCGCGCGCCGGGCCGGGCGCGGGCCATTCCCTCGTCTTCTACGACGGCACGTGCGGGCTCTGCCATCGCGCCGTGCGCTTTGCCCTGTCCCGCGACCCCGACGGCTCTCGCTTCCGCTTCGCCCCCCTCGACAGCGCCGCCTTCAGGCAGCGGGTGCCCGATACTACGGGTCTGCCCGACAGCATGGTGGTGCGCACGCCCGAGGGCTCCGTTCTCGTGCGAAGCGCGGGCGTCCTCCACATCCTGGAGCGCGCGGGCGGCGTGTGGTGGCTGCTGGCGAGACTATGTCGGATGGTTCCGTCGCGATTACGGGATGCGCTTTACGACGACGTGGCCGCGGTGAGATACAAGCTCTTCCGAAGACCTGCTGAGGCCTGTCCCGTCACGCCTCCGGATTTGCGAGACCGCTTCGAAGTGTGA
- a CDS encoding nitronate monooxygenase has product MDALRTPLCDLLGIDYPILQSGMGRVAGPDLAAEVSRAGGLGILAGLRLTGDQLRQEIRHVRELTDKPFGVNLWLHTEIRPPVDPAKIPEDTLRRVHGALDPFRRRLGLPAGAGRPAPTPDLIDEAFEVILEERVPVWSIGLGNPGRAMVARCHERGIKVVAMVATVDDARAVAASGVDAVVAQGSEAGGHRSTWIKPNSREMAQIGAIALVPQIVDAVPVPVIASGGLADGRGLVAALALGAVGVLLGTRFVATRESAAAEFWKKALLDRGSEATAVTDAFTGLYARALRSTYTEEYAASGAPVLPSLLQAGVAQDIFAASAKQQNAEYFPMWSGQSVGLIHDLPGAAEVVETMVREARVALRALNERVRLG; this is encoded by the coding sequence ATGGACGCGCTGCGCACGCCCCTCTGCGACCTCCTTGGCATCGACTACCCCATCCTGCAGTCCGGCATGGGTAGGGTGGCTGGCCCCGATCTGGCCGCCGAAGTATCCCGCGCGGGGGGGTTGGGCATTCTCGCCGGTCTTCGGCTCACGGGCGACCAGCTTCGCCAGGAGATCCGTCACGTGCGGGAGCTGACCGACAAGCCCTTCGGCGTCAATCTCTGGTTGCACACGGAGATCCGCCCGCCCGTGGATCCGGCAAAGATCCCGGAGGACACGCTCCGGCGCGTGCACGGCGCGCTCGACCCCTTTCGCCGCCGCCTCGGCCTGCCCGCGGGGGCCGGCCGGCCGGCGCCCACGCCAGATCTCATCGACGAGGCCTTCGAGGTCATCCTCGAAGAGCGCGTACCCGTGTGGAGCATCGGCCTCGGCAATCCCGGGCGCGCCATGGTCGCGCGTTGCCATGAGCGCGGCATCAAGGTCGTGGCCATGGTGGCGACGGTGGACGACGCCCGCGCGGTGGCCGCCTCAGGCGTAGACGCCGTCGTTGCGCAGGGCAGCGAGGCGGGCGGCCATCGCTCGACCTGGATCAAGCCGAACTCGCGCGAGATGGCGCAGATCGGCGCCATCGCGCTCGTGCCCCAGATCGTCGACGCGGTGCCCGTCCCCGTCATCGCCTCGGGCGGCCTCGCCGACGGCCGCGGTCTCGTGGCCGCTCTCGCCCTGGGTGCCGTCGGTGTGCTTCTGGGCACCCGCTTCGTGGCCACCCGCGAGTCGGCGGCCGCGGAGTTCTGGAAGAAGGCGCTCCTCGACCGCGGCAGCGAGGCGACCGCGGTGACGGATGCCTTCACGGGCCTCTACGCGCGCGCGCTCAGGAGCACCTACACCGAGGAGTACGCCGCATCTGGCGCGCCCGTCTTGCCCAGCCTGCTCCAAGCGGGAGTGGCCCAGGACATCTTCGCCGCCTCCGCCAAGCAGCAGAATGCGGAATACTTTCCGATGTGGTCAGGGCAGAGCGTGGGGCTCATCCACGATCTGCCCGGCGCGGCCGAGGTGGTCGAGACCATGGTGCGCGAGGCCCGGGTAGCTCTGCGCGCGCTCAACGAGCGGGTGCGTCTGGGGTGA
- a CDS encoding gamma-glutamyltransferase family protein, which yields MTKTRWLEAHAPRGMVATPHVLASESGLAALRAGGNALDAAIAAAATIAVVYPHMNGVGGDNVWLIYDAGARRLAALCGIGRSARAATIEWYASRGLREAIPIRGGPAALTVPGAVDGWWQAHQYSTRSMGSALPWKALFGDAIAYARGGFSASAGQRVAPPAEPDLFGPTAIAPLKEHLWPLYHPDVLAQGPLVQRDLGLTLEGVRDGGPDAFYGGDVARRIVAAVSAAGSPLSLEDFAEHRSEWVEPLRVPYHQGQACSFPPPTQGIPALAILALANRFDMASLEETDYIHVLVEATKLAFEDRDRYLTDPEWMERSAHELLAPEHLDAMARRIDMRRTARPATGMAAGGDTVAIITADAQGNAVSLIQSVYFTWGSGLVAGDTGVVLQNRGSFFSLDPRQANALAPRKQTLHTLIPSMYLEGGRARFVYGTMGGEGQPQTQAALVTRRLDRGMGAQACVEAPRWVYGRTWGAPTRALRLEGRYGREVAVELATRGHDVHVAHEWDDLFGHAQCIWLDPDGSLVGGSDPRADGAALGF from the coding sequence ATGACCAAGACCCGCTGGCTCGAGGCGCACGCGCCGCGCGGCATGGTCGCCACGCCCCATGTCCTGGCCTCGGAGTCCGGCCTGGCCGCCCTGCGGGCCGGGGGGAACGCGCTCGATGCCGCCATCGCCGCGGCGGCTACCATCGCGGTGGTCTACCCGCACATGAACGGGGTGGGCGGCGACAATGTGTGGCTGATCTACGATGCGGGCGCCAGGCGGCTGGCCGCCCTCTGCGGAATCGGACGCTCCGCGCGCGCGGCGACGATCGAGTGGTACGCATCGCGCGGCCTGCGCGAGGCCATTCCCATCCGTGGCGGTCCCGCTGCCCTGACCGTGCCCGGCGCGGTCGACGGCTGGTGGCAGGCGCACCAGTACAGCACGCGCAGCATGGGCTCGGCCCTGCCCTGGAAGGCCCTCTTCGGCGACGCCATCGCCTATGCGCGCGGTGGATTCTCCGCCTCCGCGGGGCAGCGCGTGGCCCCTCCCGCCGAGCCCGACCTCTTCGGCCCCACCGCCATCGCTCCGCTCAAGGAGCACCTGTGGCCGCTCTATCACCCCGACGTGCTCGCCCAGGGCCCACTCGTCCAGCGCGACCTTGGCCTTACCCTGGAGGGCGTGCGCGACGGCGGCCCCGATGCCTTCTACGGCGGCGACGTCGCCCGGCGAATCGTGGCGGCCGTCTCGGCAGCGGGCAGCCCGTTGAGTCTCGAGGACTTCGCGGAGCACCGCAGCGAGTGGGTGGAGCCGCTCCGCGTCCCCTATCACCAGGGGCAGGCCTGCTCCTTCCCGCCGCCCACCCAGGGCATTCCGGCCCTGGCCATCCTCGCCCTCGCCAATCGCTTCGACATGGCGAGCCTCGAGGAGACCGACTACATCCACGTGCTCGTGGAGGCGACCAAGCTCGCCTTCGAGGATCGCGATCGCTATCTCACCGATCCGGAGTGGATGGAGAGGAGCGCGCACGAGCTGCTTGCCCCGGAGCACCTCGACGCGATGGCGCGGCGGATCGACATGCGTCGGACGGCCCGGCCGGCGACGGGGATGGCCGCGGGCGGGGATACCGTCGCCATCATCACCGCCGATGCCCAGGGCAACGCGGTCTCGCTCATCCAGTCCGTCTATTTCACCTGGGGCTCGGGCCTCGTGGCCGGCGACACCGGGGTGGTTCTCCAGAATCGCGGCTCGTTCTTCTCGCTAGATCCTCGTCAGGCCAATGCCCTTGCCCCCCGCAAGCAAACCCTGCACACGCTCATCCCCTCCATGTATCTCGAGGGCGGCCGCGCGCGCTTCGTCTACGGCACGATGGGAGGCGAAGGCCAGCCGCAGACACAAGCCGCGCTCGTCACACGCCGTCTCGATCGCGGCATGGGGGCGCAGGCATGCGTGGAGGCGCCGCGCTGGGTCTATGGCCGCACCTGGGGAGCGCCGACCCGCGCGCTCCGCCTGGAAGGACGCTACGGGCGAGAGGTGGCGGTTGAGCTCGCCACGCGCGGCCACGATGTTCACGTGGCCCACGAGTGGGACGACCTCTTCGGACACGCGCAATGTATCTGGCTCGATCCCGACGGCAGCCTCGTCGGCGGCTCCGATCCCCGCGCCGACGGTGCCGCCCTCGGCTTCTGA